Proteins from one Setaria italica strain Yugu1 chromosome V, Setaria_italica_v2.0, whole genome shotgun sequence genomic window:
- the LOC101764490 gene encoding U-box domain-containing protein 35 yields MQGGPLSPEEYRAASPPALLHQPAPTIVVAIDRDRNSPLAAKWVVDHLLSSASHVILLHVAAHYPAATHGFALAETTQGALEAEMKEIFVPYRGFFNRNAQVEVSEVILEEADVSKAILGYITANKIQSIALGGACRNAFTKKFKNADVPSTLMKCAPDYCNIYVVAKGKSVNVRLAKCGVPAVTGTDVLPDNESLRGAVGLYSRRGSRGLLPPAMPDARRSVDSRSTLPELTSRPPFRERSLPSSAKHVMPAGKDYSDASSRSTRHESLAELDFGQSTRFSSIDFSENLDMSTTLAASPGGEPMSPATCQAQREVEAEMRRLRLELKQTMDMYNAACREAINAKQRAKEMQMLKLEDARRLEEAQHAEEAALAVAEMEKAKCRAAMEAAEAAQRLADLEAQRRRNAEVRARREADEKVRALDAITNHDFRYRRYHIDEIEMSTERFSDELKIGEGGYGPVYRASLDHTPVAIKVLRPDAHQGRKQFQQEVEVLSCIRHPNMVLLLGACPEYGCLVYEYMDNGSLEDRLYRRGGTPPIPWSQRFRIAAEIATALLFLHQTKPEPLVHRDLKPANILLDRNYVSKISDVGLARLVPPAVADSVTQYRLTATAGTFCYIDPEYQQTGKLGVKSDIYSLGVLLLQVVTARPPMGLTHHVEKAIDAGTFHQMLDITVKDWPVDEALGFAKLALKCTEIRRRDRPDLATVILPELNRLRNLGIAYDASVTAGPSYGSGDGGVQTTVSSPTVGGGGSSWKTAES; encoded by the exons atGCAAGGGGGCCCACTGAGTCCGGAAGAGTACCGGGCCGCATCGCCGCCGGCGCTTCTGCACCAGCCGGCGCCCACCATCGTCGTGGCCATCGACCGGGACCGGAACAGCCCGCTGGCCGCGAAGTGGGTCGTGGACCACCTCCTCTCCAGCGCCTCCCACGTCATCCTCCTCCACGTCGCCGCCCACtaccccgccgccaccc ATGGATTTGCGTTGGCAGAGACGACGCAGGGTGCGCTGGAGGCTGAAATGAAGGAGATCTTTGTCCCCTACAGAGGATTCTTCAACCGAAATGCT CAGGTGGAAGTATCCGAGGTGATATTGGAGGAGGCAGACGTGTCCAAGGCCATTCTAGGTTACATCACTGCAAACAAGATCCAGAGCATTGCGCTCGGAGGAGCCTGCAGAAATGCATTCACCAA GAAATTCAAGAACGCGGACGTGCCGTCGACCCTGATGAAGTGCGCGCCCGACTACTGCAACATCTACGTGGTGGCCAAGGGCAAGTCCGTCAACGTCAGGCTCGCCAAGTGCGGCGTTCCGGCCGTCACCGGCACCGACGTCCTCCCGGACAACGAGTCCCTCCGGGGAGCCGTCGGGCTGTACTCTCGGCGCGGCTCCAGGGGGCTTTTGCCGCCGGCAATGCCCGATGCTCGGCGCTCCGTCGACAGCCGCTCCACCCTGCCGGAGCTCACCTCGCGGCCGCCGTTCCGCGAGCGATCGCTCCCGTCGTCAGCCAAGCACGTGATGCCTGCCGGCAAGGACTACTCCGACGCGTCCTCCCGGTCGACGCGGCACGAGTCCCTCGCCGAGCTCGACTTCGGGCAGAGCACGCGCTTCTCCTCCATCGACTTCAGCGAGAACCTCGACATGTCCACGACCCTCGCTGCCAGCCCCGGCGGGGAGCCCATGTCACCGGCCACCTGCCAGGCGCAGCGGGAGGTGGAGGCCGAGATGCGGCGCCTCCGGCTGGAGCTGAAGCAGACGATGGACATGTACAACGCGGCGTGCCGGGAGGCCATCAACGCGAAGCAGCGCGCCAAGGAGATGCAGATGCTGAAACTGGAGGACGCGCGGCGGCTGGAGGAGGCCCAGcacgcggaggaggcggcgctggcggtggcCGAGATGGAGAAGGCCAAGTGCCGCGCGGCCATggaggcggccgaggcggcgcagCGGCTGGCCGACCTggaggcgcagcggcggcgcaacGCCGAGGTGCGCGCGCGACGGGAGGCCGACGAGAAGGTCCGCGCCCTGGACGCCATCACCAACCACGACTTCCGGTACCGCCGGTACCACATCGACGAGATCGAGATGTCCACCGAGCGCTTCTCCGACGAGCTCAAGATCGGCGAGGGCGGGTACGGCCCCGTGTACCGCGCCTCCCTCGATCACACCCCCGTCGCCATCAAGGTGCTCCGCCCCGACGCGCACCAGGGCCGGAAGCAGTTccagcaggaggtggaggtgctcAGCTGCATCCGCCACCCAAACATggtgctcctcctcggcgccTGCCCGGAGTACGGCTGCCTCGTCTACGAGTACATGGACAACGGCAGCCTCGAGGACCGCCTCTATCGGCGCGGCGGCACGCCGCCGATCCCGTGGAGCCAGCGGTTCCGGATCGCCGCGGAGATCGCGACGGCGCTGTTGTTCCTGCACCAGACCAAGCCGGAGCCGCTGGTGCACCGGGACCTGAAGCCGGCCAACATCCTGCTGGACCGCAACTACGTGAGCAAGATCAGCGACGTCGGGCTGGCGCGCCTcgtgccgccggcggtggcggacagCGTCACGCAGTACCGGCTAACGGCGACGGCGGGCACCTTCTGCTACATCGACCCGGAGTACCAGCAGACGGGCAAGCTCGGGGTCAAGTCGGACATCTACTCCCTCggagtgctgctgctgcaggtggTCACCGCGCGCCCGCCCATGGGGCTCACGCATCACGTCGAGAAGGCCATCGACGCCGGCACCTTCCACCAGATGCTCGACATCACCGTCAAGGACTGGCCTGTCGACGAGGCGCTCGGATTCGCCAAGCTCGCGCTTAAGTGCACGGAGATTCGGCGGAGGGACCGGCCTGACCTCGCCACCGTCATCCTGCCGGAGCTCAACCGGCTAAGGAACCTCGGCATCGCCTACGATGCGAGCGTCACGGCCGGGCCCAGCTATGGCAGTGGCGACGGTGGCGTGCAGACCACCGTCAGCTCCCCAACAGTGGGTGGTGGCGGTTCGTCCTGGAAAACGGCGGAGAGCTAG
- the LOC101764899 gene encoding lycopene epsilon cyclase, chloroplastic: MGLSGAAISAPLGCRGLPHGAVGGGSKVRRAEVERWRRREGAGRRVAGPKVRCVATEKHDETAAVGAAAAGVEFADEEDYRKGGGGELLYVQMQATKPMESQSKIASKLLPISNENSVLDLVIIGCGPAGLSLASESAKKGLTVGLIGPDLPFTNNYGVWEDEFKDLGLESCIEHVWKDTIVYLDNNEPILIGRPYGRVHRDLLHEELLRRCYEAGVTYLNSKVDKIIESPDGHRVVCCERGREILCRLAIVASGAASGRLLEYEVGGPRVCVQTAYGVEVEVENNPYDPSLMVFMDYRDCFKEKFSHSEQENPTFLYAMPMSSTRVFFEETCLASKDAMPFDVLKKRLMYRLDAMGVRILKVHEEEWSYIPVGGSLPNTDQKNLAFGAAASMVHPATGYSVVRSLSEAPRYASVISDILRNRVPAQYLPGSSQNYSPSMLAWRTLWPQERKRQRSFFLFGLALIIQLNNEGIQTFFEAFFRVPKWMWRGFLGSTLSSVDLILFSFYMFAIAPNQLRMNLVRHLLSDPTGSTMIKTYLTL, translated from the exons aTGGGGCTCTCGGGCGCGGCGATCTCCGCGCCGCTCGGCTGCCGCGGGCTGCCGCACGGGGCGGTCGGCGGAGGCAGCAAGGTGCGGAGGGCGGAGgtggagaggtggcggcggcgggagggcgcgggCCGGCGCGTGGCCGGACCGAAGGTGAGGTGCGTGGCGACCGAGAAGCACGATGAGAcggcggcggtcggggcggcggcggcgggcgtggagtTCGCGGACGAGGAGGACTACCGcaaggggggcggcggcgagctgctcTACGTGCAAATGCAGGCCACCAAGCCCATGGAAAGCCAGTCCAAGATCGCCTCCAAG CTGCTGCCCATATCCAATGAAAATTCAGTACTTGATCTGGTTATCATTGGCTGTGGTCCTGCCGGTCTTTCTCTAGCTTCAGAGTCAGCCAAGAAAGGCCTCACTGTTGGTCTTATTGGCCCTGACCTTCCGTTCACGAATAACTATGGTGTGTGGGAGGATGAATTCAAAG ATCTTGGTCTAGAGAGCTGTATTGAGCATGTCTGGAAGGATACCATTGTCTATCTAGACAATAATGAACCAATACTGATTGGCCGTCCATATGGCAGGGTGCACCGTGACCTGCTGCATGAGGAGTTGCTGAGAAG ATGCTATGAAGCTGGCGTTACATACCTCAACTCGAAAGTGGACAAGATCATCGAATCTCCAGATGGTCATAGAGTAGTCTGTTGTGAAAGGGGCCGTGAGATACTCTGTAGGCTTGCGATTGTTGCTTCGGGGGCAGCATCTGGTCGGCTTTTAGAATACGAGGTTGGAGGTCCCCGTGTCTGTGTGCAGACTGCATATGGAGTAGAAGTTGAG GTGGAAAACAATCCATATGATCCCAGCTTAATGGTTTTCATGGACTACAGAGATTGTTTCAAAGAGAAATTCTCGCATTCTGAACAAGAAAATCCAACTTTCCTGTATGCTATGCCTATGTCATCCACACGAGTTTTCTTTGAG GAAACATGCTTAGCCTCTAAAGATGCGATGCCCTTTGATGTACTTAAGAAAAGGTTGATGTATCGGTTGGATGCAATGGGAGTTCGGATCCTGAAAGTTCATGAGGAG GAATGGTCCTACATTCCTGTTGGAGGTTCCTTACCAAATACAGATCAGAAAAATCTTGCATTTGGTGCTGCAGCAAGTATGGTGCACCCTGCAACTG GCTACTCAGTGGTCAGATCTTTGTCTGAGGCTCCAAGATATGCCTCTGTAATATCAGATATCTTAAGGAACCGAGTTCCTGCGCAATATTTGCCAGGAAGTTCTCAAAATTACAGTCCATCAATGCTTG CTTGGAGAACACTATGGCCTCAAGAAAGGAAACGGCAACGCTCATTTTTCCTTTTCGGATTGGCATTGATCATCCAACTGAATAATGAAGGCATACAAACATTCTTCGAAGCCTTTTTCAGGGTGCCGAAATG GATGTGGCGAGGGTTCTTGGGCTCAACCCTTTCATCGGTAGATCTAATACTATTTTCATTCTACATGTTTGCGATAGCTCCGAATCAATTGCGAATGAACCTCGTCAGACATCTACTCTCTGATCCGACCGGCTCAACAATGATCAAGACCTACCTGACCTTGTAA